Proteins from one Planctomyces sp. SH-PL62 genomic window:
- a CDS encoding tagatose 1,6-diphosphate aldolase yields the protein MTFGDGSKKLGAFVLAAKGLTPGKLRGLQRISNPNGTLTMLALDQNNSVIDMGGKALRRAGEDREPTYEEVVEAKLDLMRGLATAASGVLIDPYYGAWSAVASGAIPPHTGLLLRLERTKYEMSAKGAPLATIEPGWGVEKAKKMGADAIKFLAQFEPTETESADANLAIVERVYEECKKHDLLLLLEAVAFPIGGETKKDASFLDRKAETVIESARILSRFCDVYKAEFPGTLDRESDQQLEDNLQALDAVSERPWVLLSAGVDYDQYLDQVQMALRAGASGVLGGRAFWKEYFDQDDAPARASFLSDVARKRIAEVDALVREEGSPWFARYGFTREDLDSVRAVEGWHFRYPGA from the coding sequence ATGACGTTCGGGGACGGATCGAAGAAGCTGGGTGCGTTCGTGCTGGCGGCCAAGGGGCTGACGCCGGGCAAGCTCCGGGGGTTGCAGCGGATCAGCAACCCGAACGGCACCCTCACCATGCTGGCGCTCGACCAGAACAACTCGGTGATCGACATGGGCGGCAAGGCCCTGCGACGCGCCGGGGAGGACCGCGAGCCGACTTACGAGGAGGTCGTGGAGGCCAAGCTCGACCTGATGCGAGGCCTGGCGACGGCGGCTTCGGGCGTCCTGATCGACCCCTATTACGGCGCGTGGTCAGCCGTCGCCTCCGGCGCGATCCCTCCCCACACCGGGCTGCTCCTGCGCCTGGAGCGCACCAAGTATGAGATGAGCGCCAAGGGCGCGCCCCTGGCGACGATCGAGCCCGGCTGGGGCGTCGAGAAGGCCAAGAAGATGGGGGCCGACGCGATCAAGTTCCTGGCCCAGTTCGAGCCAACCGAGACCGAGTCGGCCGACGCCAACCTCGCGATCGTGGAGCGGGTCTACGAGGAGTGCAAGAAGCACGACCTGCTGCTCTTGCTGGAGGCCGTCGCCTTCCCGATCGGCGGCGAGACCAAGAAGGACGCCTCGTTCCTCGACCGCAAGGCCGAGACGGTCATCGAGAGCGCCCGCATCCTGAGCCGGTTCTGCGACGTTTACAAGGCCGAGTTCCCCGGCACGCTCGACCGTGAGAGCGACCAGCAGCTCGAGGACAACCTGCAAGCCCTCGACGCCGTCTCCGAGCGTCCCTGGGTCTTGCTCTCGGCGGGCGTGGACTACGACCAGTATCTGGACCAGGTCCAGATGGCGCTCCGCGCCGGGGCCTCCGGCGTCCTGGGGGGCCGGGCCTTCTGGAAGGAATACTTCGACCAGGACGACGCCCCCGCGCGCGCCTCGTTCCTGTCCGACGTCGCCCGCAAGCGGATCGCCGAGGTCGACGCCCTGGTCCGAGAGGAGGGCTCCCCCTGGTTCGCCCGCTACGGCTTCACCCGCGAAGACCTCGACTCCGTCCGCGCCGTCGAAGGCTGGCACTTCCGCTATCCAGGCGCGTGA
- a CDS encoding DUF1559 domain-containing protein, which translates to MTSTSRRRHGFTLIELLVVIAIIAVLIALLLPAVQSAREAARRAQCTNNLKQMSLAALTFESTYNELPPGFGPNPPGGGGRINVQAMLLPFIEGGNTYNAFNTSVGINIYGASSPNNTAQTQIVSAYVCPSDASSARFAGAPGTLLGYSNYMASTGGTAAQIYGGTSAASEKNTAYLGAFNVQLNETAASGTPDFQKVTSRTTIGAFTDGTSNTGMFAETRRSNYAGVAAATLYAGRTPYAIDMVYLMSSASFNNQTWNPLCGNWDNSQVVDLIGYRGGQYYRTLPMTTNYSHTLTPNFKNNDCGSNSFSASHAAPRSYHSGGVNVSFCDGSVHFIKDSISAPTWFALGTRAGGEVVSSDAY; encoded by the coding sequence ATGACGTCGACCAGTCGAAGACGACACGGTTTCACGCTGATCGAACTGCTGGTGGTGATCGCGATCATCGCCGTCCTGATCGCGCTGTTGCTCCCTGCGGTGCAGTCGGCGCGCGAGGCGGCCCGCCGCGCCCAGTGCACGAACAATCTCAAGCAGATGTCCCTGGCGGCGCTGACCTTCGAGTCGACGTACAACGAGCTTCCCCCGGGATTCGGCCCCAACCCGCCCGGCGGCGGGGGCCGGATCAACGTCCAGGCGATGCTGCTGCCGTTCATCGAGGGGGGCAACACGTACAACGCGTTCAATACCTCGGTGGGCATCAACATCTACGGCGCCTCGTCCCCGAACAACACGGCCCAGACCCAGATCGTCTCGGCCTACGTCTGCCCGTCGGACGCGTCGAGCGCCCGTTTCGCGGGGGCGCCGGGGACGCTCCTCGGTTATTCGAACTACATGGCGAGCACCGGCGGGACCGCCGCCCAGATTTACGGCGGGACCTCGGCCGCCTCGGAGAAGAACACCGCCTACCTCGGGGCTTTCAACGTCCAGCTCAATGAGACGGCCGCCTCGGGCACCCCGGACTTTCAGAAGGTCACCAGCCGCACGACGATCGGGGCGTTCACCGACGGGACCTCGAACACGGGGATGTTCGCCGAGACCCGACGCTCGAACTATGCGGGGGTCGCCGCGGCGACGCTGTACGCCGGCCGGACGCCGTACGCAATCGACATGGTCTACCTCATGTCGTCGGCCTCGTTCAACAATCAGACATGGAACCCGCTCTGCGGCAACTGGGACAACTCCCAGGTGGTCGACCTGATCGGCTACCGCGGCGGTCAGTACTACCGCACCCTGCCGATGACCACGAACTACAGCCACACGCTGACGCCCAACTTCAAGAACAACGACTGCGGCAGCAACTCGTTCTCCGCGTCGCATGCGGCCCCTCGAAGCTACCATTCCGGCGGCGTCAACGTCTCGTTCTGCGACGGCTCGGTCCACTTCATCAAGGATTCGATCAGCGCTCCGACCTGGTTCGCCCTGGGCACCCGCGCCGGCGGCGAGGTCGTGAGTTCCGACGCCTATTGA
- a CDS encoding class I fructose-bisphosphate aldolase: MASVQEVLGGEADGLLNYTCKAIPKETLHLPGPDFVDRVFIPSDRNLRVLGNLSWMFNAGRLAGTGYLSILPVDQGIEHSGGASFAKNPAYFDPENIVKLALDGGCNAVASTFGVLGMVARKYAHKIPFMVKINHNELLTYPNQANQILFGKVEEAYDMGAAAVGATIYFGSENSGRQIVEIAEAFYRAHELGMATVLWCYLRNNAFKSDKDYHVAADLTGQANHLGVTIEADIIKQKLPENNGGFKALNMGGSSYGKLDERMYTELCSDHPIDLCRYQVANCYMGRAGLINSGGASGKNDFAEAVKTAVINKRAGGTGLISGRKAFQRPMAEGVKLLNTIQDVYLDKSITIA, translated from the coding sequence ATGGCGTCCGTCCAAGAAGTTCTCGGTGGCGAAGCCGACGGCCTGCTGAACTACACCTGCAAGGCGATCCCGAAGGAGACCCTCCACCTCCCCGGTCCCGATTTCGTGGACCGCGTGTTCATTCCCAGCGATCGCAACCTGCGGGTTCTGGGAAATCTCTCCTGGATGTTCAACGCCGGCCGCCTCGCCGGCACCGGCTATCTCTCGATCCTCCCGGTCGACCAGGGGATCGAGCACTCCGGCGGCGCGAGCTTCGCCAAGAACCCGGCGTACTTCGACCCCGAGAACATCGTCAAGCTCGCCCTCGACGGCGGCTGCAACGCCGTCGCCAGCACCTTCGGCGTGCTGGGGATGGTCGCCCGCAAGTACGCCCACAAGATCCCGTTCATGGTCAAGATCAACCATAACGAGCTCCTGACCTACCCGAACCAGGCCAACCAGATCCTGTTCGGCAAGGTCGAGGAGGCGTACGACATGGGCGCCGCCGCCGTCGGCGCCACGATCTACTTCGGCTCCGAGAACAGCGGCCGACAGATCGTCGAGATCGCCGAGGCGTTCTACCGGGCCCACGAGCTCGGCATGGCGACGGTCCTCTGGTGCTACCTGCGGAACAACGCCTTCAAGTCCGACAAGGACTACCATGTCGCCGCCGACCTCACCGGCCAGGCCAACCACCTGGGCGTGACCATCGAGGCCGACATCATCAAGCAGAAGCTCCCCGAGAACAACGGCGGCTTCAAGGCCCTGAACATGGGCGGCTCCAGCTACGGCAAGCTCGACGAGCGGATGTACACGGAGTTGTGCTCCGACCACCCGATCGACCTCTGCCGCTATCAGGTCGCCAACTGCTACATGGGCCGCGCCGGGCTGATCAACTCGGGTGGGGCCAGCGGCAAGAACGACTTCGCCGAGGCCGTCAAGACGGCCGTCATCAATAAGCGCGCCGGCGGCACCGGCCTGATCTCGGGCCGCAAGGCCTTCCAGCGGCCGATGGCCGAGGGCGTCAAGCTCCTCAACACCATCCAGGACGTCTACCTCGACAAGTCGATCACGATCGCCTGA